A single region of the Rhodospirillales bacterium genome encodes:
- the atpD gene encoding F0F1 ATP synthase subunit beta, with protein MAQENGTVQQVLGAVVDVQFKEGNVPAILNALHTVNEANEGKTLVLEVAQHLGENTVRCIAMDTTDGLVRGQEVTDTGGPITVPVGPETLGRIFDVIGDAIDEMPAPKTKKRYPIHRSAPEFVEQATETEQLVTGIKVVDLLCPYAKGGKIGLFGGAGVGKTVTIMELINNIAKGHGGVSVFAGVGERTREGNDLYHEMIESGVIKTDGESKAALVYGQMNEPPGARARVGLSGLTMAEYFRDEEGQDVLFFMDNVFRFTQAGAEVSALLGRIPSAVGYQPTLSTDMGALQERITSTNKGSITSVQAVYVPADDLTDPAPATAFSHLDATTVLSRAISELGIYPAVDPLDSTSRILDPRVVGEDHYNCAADVQKTLQQYKALQDIIAILGMDELSEDDKLVVARARKIQRFLSQPFHVAEVFTGSPGVFVNLEDTIKGFRAIVDGAYDHLPESAFYMVGTIEEVEAKAQKMAAEAA; from the coding sequence ATGGCACAAGAAAACGGAACGGTTCAGCAGGTTTTAGGCGCGGTTGTGGACGTGCAGTTCAAGGAGGGAAATGTTCCCGCTATTTTGAACGCCTTGCACACGGTGAACGAAGCCAATGAAGGGAAGACGCTTGTTCTGGAAGTCGCGCAGCACCTGGGGGAAAACACGGTGCGCTGTATCGCGATGGACACGACAGACGGTCTGGTCCGCGGTCAGGAAGTAACGGATACGGGAGGGCCGATTACGGTGCCTGTCGGACCTGAAACACTGGGCCGGATTTTTGATGTGATTGGTGATGCCATTGATGAAATGCCGGCGCCGAAGACGAAAAAGCGTTACCCCATTCACCGCAGCGCACCGGAATTTGTGGAACAGGCCACAGAGACAGAGCAGCTTGTGACGGGGATTAAGGTGGTTGACCTTCTGTGTCCTTACGCCAAGGGGGGTAAGATCGGTCTCTTTGGCGGTGCCGGTGTGGGCAAGACCGTGACGATTATGGAGCTCATCAATAACATCGCAAAAGGGCACGGGGGTGTGTCTGTGTTCGCCGGTGTGGGAGAGCGGACCCGGGAAGGAAACGACCTGTATCACGAAATGATTGAATCCGGCGTTATTAAAACGGACGGAGAATCCAAAGCGGCGCTGGTTTACGGTCAGATGAACGAACCGCCGGGCGCGCGTGCCCGTGTGGGGCTTTCCGGTCTGACCATGGCGGAATATTTCCGGGACGAAGAGGGACAGGACGTTCTGTTCTTCATGGACAATGTGTTCCGTTTCACGCAGGCCGGCGCGGAAGTGTCCGCTTTGCTGGGACGTATTCCTTCCGCTGTGGGATATCAGCCGACGCTCTCCACGGATATGGGGGCGCTTCAGGAACGGATTACATCGACCAATAAAGGGTCTATTACATCTGTGCAGGCTGTGTATGTGCCGGCAGACGACCTGACGGACCCTGCGCCGGCGACGGCGTTCTCTCACCTGGATGCGACGACGGTTCTGTCCCGCGCGATTTCGGAGCTGGGGATTTACCCGGCTGTGGACCCGCTGGATTCGACCTCCCGTATTCTGGATCCGCGCGTTGTGGGCGAGGATCACTATAACTGCGCTGCGGACGTTCAAAAAACGCTTCAGCAGTACAAAGCCCTTCAGGATATTATTGCCATTCTCGGCATGGATGAGCTTTCGGAAGACGATAAACTGGTTGTGGCGCGCGCGCGGAAAATCCAGCGCTTCCTGTCCCAGCCGTTCCATGTGGCGGAAGTTTTCACCGGTTCTCCGGGCGTTTTTGTCAATCTTGAAGACACGATCAAAGGTTTCCGCGCGATTGTGGACGGGGCTTACGATCACCTGCCGGAAAGCGCGTTCTACATGGTCGGCACGATTGAGGAAGTCGAAGCCAAAGCACAGAAAATGGCAGCAGAGGCGGCGTAG
- the atpC gene encoding ATP synthase F1 subunit epsilon, whose product MSEQQTFHFELVSPERKLLSESAFRVTIPGAEGDFGVLANHSSLVSSIRPGVMEVVSEEGKEAQKIFIGGGFVDVTASNCTVLAEEAVNVADLNKEEVEQEIRNLNEDLGRAKDEVSSLRIARSLEVAQAKLTAVTGVLLTA is encoded by the coding sequence ATGTCGGAACAGCAAACATTCCATTTCGAACTGGTCTCTCCGGAGAGAAAACTTCTTTCTGAAAGCGCGTTTCGGGTTACGATTCCCGGCGCGGAGGGGGATTTCGGCGTGCTGGCCAACCACAGCTCTCTTGTCTCCTCTATTCGCCCGGGGGTGATGGAGGTTGTGTCCGAAGAGGGGAAAGAGGCCCAAAAGATTTTCATTGGCGGCGGGTTTGTGGATGTGACGGCTTCAAATTGCACCGTTCTGGCCGAGGAAGCCGTGAATGTGGCCGATCTTAACAAAGAAGAGGTCGAACAGGAAATTCGCAACCTGAACGAGGACCTGGGGCGGGCGAAGGATGAAGTATCCAGTCTCCGGATTGCGCGCAGCCTTGAAGTGGCGCAGGCAAAATTAACGGCGGTTACCGGCGTTCTCCTGACGGCCTGA
- a CDS encoding F0F1 ATP synthase subunit gamma: protein MPSLKEYRDRISSVKSTRKITSAMKMVAASKLKKAQEQAEASQPYAQAMLGMVARMTEGVTITDVSPRLLTGTGADQTHLLIVVTSDRGLCGGFNGNLVRKARQQIKALEAEGKTVKLICVGRKARDLLKRDHGDKILESFVGIAGKKGVSFAEVSGVARVTQELFEKGAFDVCTLLYNKFRSVLTQEPSAQQLIPFKAAEPEEANDNEPEEASASLCPYDFEPEENEILGLLLPRNLGVQIFRAILDSAAGEQAARMTAMDNATRNAGDMIDKLSIRYNRARQAYITKELIEIISGAEAV, encoded by the coding sequence ATGCCCAGTCTTAAGGAATATAGAGACCGTATATCTTCCGTGAAATCCACGCGGAAGATTACGTCTGCGATGAAAATGGTCGCGGCGTCCAAGCTGAAAAAGGCGCAGGAACAGGCCGAAGCTTCCCAGCCCTACGCGCAGGCGATGCTGGGTATGGTGGCGCGTATGACGGAAGGCGTGACGATCACGGATGTTTCGCCCAGGCTTTTGACCGGCACCGGCGCGGATCAGACCCATCTTTTGATTGTCGTGACATCCGACCGTGGTCTTTGCGGCGGGTTTAACGGGAACCTCGTTCGCAAAGCGCGCCAGCAGATCAAAGCGCTTGAAGCGGAAGGAAAAACCGTCAAGCTTATCTGTGTGGGGCGAAAGGCGCGCGATCTTTTAAAGCGCGACCATGGCGATAAAATCCTGGAAAGCTTTGTCGGGATTGCCGGGAAAAAAGGCGTGTCCTTTGCGGAGGTCAGCGGTGTCGCGCGGGTCACGCAGGAGCTTTTTGAAAAAGGCGCGTTCGATGTCTGCACGCTCCTTTATAACAAGTTTCGCAGTGTTCTCACGCAGGAGCCTTCCGCGCAGCAGCTCATACCTTTTAAGGCGGCAGAGCCTGAGGAAGCGAATGACAATGAACCGGAAGAAGCGTCCGCTTCGCTTTGTCCTTATGACTTTGAGCCGGAAGAAAATGAGATTTTAGGGCTTTTGTTGCCGCGCAATCTGGGCGTGCAGATTTTCCGGGCGATTCTGGATAGCGCGGCCGGGGAGCAGGCGGCCCGGATGACGGCGATGGATAATGCCACGCGCAATGCCGGGGATATGATTGACAAGCTTTCCATCCGGTACAACCGTGCGCGGCAGGCTTACATCACGAAGGAACTCATCGAGATTATCTCGGGTGCGGAAGCGGTGTAA